The window CCCGCACACCAAGCCCTGCGTCGTTCAGCTGCTCACCAACTCCGCCTTCGAAAGCTTCACCCCCGCTCCGCTCAACTACACACCGCCCGCGGCCTGCCCCGGTCCATGGGCCAAGGTTGTGCTCACCGCGGATTTCACCGTCTCCGCCGGCATTCAGTACGATCGCAGCGCCTGGTTCTATCTCAACAACGTCAACATCTTCTACGGCACCACCGCCGAACCCGGCAGCAAACTCAGCCCCTCTTGGCACGTCGAGCGCGACCTCACCGACCTCTCCGCTCTCTTCAAGTCCCCGCAGACCGGCGCCGCCAGCATCGGCAACATCGTCAACTCCAGCTACACCGGCATCATCTACGCTAACGCCGCACTCGAGTTCTACCCCGCCTCCTGGCAGGCACAGGCTCCCGTCGTTCCAGACATCGTCGACTCGCTCAGCTCCGGCAACAGCCCCGCCACACTTAACACTGGCGCCGATCAAGTTACCCAAACCGTTACGCTTCCTCGCAACGTCGAAAAGGTCTACCTCGACGTCATCTCGCAGAGCCAGATCGGCGACGAGTTCTGGTACTTTTGCGTCCCCAACGACGTAGCCGGTGAGCTCGAGAGCTGCGGCAACAGCGCCTTCCGCGAGACCGAGATCTCCATCGACGGCAAACCCGCAGGCGTAGCTCCCGTCTACCCGTGGATCTTCACCGGCGGCCTCGACCCCTATCTCTGGATTCCAATCACCGGCGTCCAAACCCTCAACTTCAAGCCATATCGCGTCGACCTCACACCCTTCGCAGGTGTCCTCGGCGACGGCAGCGAACACACCGTCGCCATCAGTGTCTTTAACGCCAACGGCTACTTCCTCTCCACAGCCAATCTGCTCGTCTACACCGATCACGGCAGCAAAGAAGTCACCGGCGGGCTACTTAGCAACACGCTCAGCGCAGAGCCAACCCCGCAGGTCTCTGAAAACCTCGCGACCGACTCCACCGGCACCACAACCGGCACCGTCGCAGTAGGCTCCGACCGCAGCTTCACGATCAGCGGATACGTCAACACCTCCCACGGCCGCGTCGAAACCACCGTTGAGCAGAAGATCAACTTCCTCAGCACGCAAACCTTCGACGTCAATCCAAATGTTGGCCCCGACAACCAGAGCACCGTGCAGACCAGCACCGTTGACTCCGAGACCACCACGCGCACTGGCTTCCTCGTCGAAAAGGTAGCGAAGCACATCTCCTTCCCGCTCACACTTAACTACGCACTGACCTACAACGCCAACGGCACCTACACGCAGGTCGTCTCCTCCAACCAGCAGGACGTCCACACCGAAGCCAAAACACTCAACAACTTTCCCATCTACGAATCCAACTCACAGGAGCAGGTCTCATCGAAGGACACGTTGCAGTACGACGCAAACTTCAACCTGACCGCAGCAGGAGTTGGCAAATCGAGTGCGTCCTATCTCAGCCACGACTCTCTCGGCGAATGCTACAGCCGCTCACTCACCGCCGCTAACCAGATCCTGACCTCAGTCACGGACGGCAAAGGCTGCCACCAGGGCTGGTTCTAACCGCACTCAAGAAACAATCAACAATGCGCGCTCCATCCATCGCGAAGCCAGTGATAGATGGAGCCGCTTCTCTTCACCCGACAGCTCTCAACTCGGTGAGCAAGGTTTCGTGGTACTCCCACCAAATGCCTCTGACGAGTCGTCATCCTGAGCGGAGCGAAGGACCCCTTTATTTCGTCCTTGTTCTGTCCGCCCTATCGCTGACTCCCTCCGTCGGAACAAGAATCAACCACCGCCCCAAACATCCGCCTCTGCGAGACAATCAACTCAGAGGAATAAAAAGATGCAGATCGGCATCGACAGCTTCGCGGCCTT is drawn from Edaphobacter lichenicola and contains these coding sequences:
- a CDS encoding peptide-N4-asparagine amidase translates to MNRAFASSHVVGILPSISKLLLILSLSTVVVPAQVIVAPTTPQVGSSNPVTAEPLVSRPHTKPCVVQLLTNSAFESFTPAPLNYTPPAACPGPWAKVVLTADFTVSAGIQYDRSAWFYLNNVNIFYGTTAEPGSKLSPSWHVERDLTDLSALFKSPQTGAASIGNIVNSSYTGIIYANAALEFYPASWQAQAPVVPDIVDSLSSGNSPATLNTGADQVTQTVTLPRNVEKVYLDVISQSQIGDEFWYFCVPNDVAGELESCGNSAFRETEISIDGKPAGVAPVYPWIFTGGLDPYLWIPITGVQTLNFKPYRVDLTPFAGVLGDGSEHTVAISVFNANGYFLSTANLLVYTDHGSKEVTGGLLSNTLSAEPTPQVSENLATDSTGTTTGTVAVGSDRSFTISGYVNTSHGRVETTVEQKINFLSTQTFDVNPNVGPDNQSTVQTSTVDSETTTRTGFLVEKVAKHISFPLTLNYALTYNANGTYTQVVSSNQQDVHTEAKTLNNFPIYESNSQEQVSSKDTLQYDANFNLTAAGVGKSSASYLSHDSLGECYSRSLTAANQILTSVTDGKGCHQGWF